A window of the Cytophagaceae bacterium genome harbors these coding sequences:
- a CDS encoding winged helix-turn-helix transcriptional regulator has product MEENNLENVEHRCTLKEILDIMGGKWAIPIIYSLLEGTKRFKELERTIPNINTRMLVKELKNMEANEILKRVVYATVPPTVEYTLTLKGKKLRPVIDELRKWGEEFAVK; this is encoded by the coding sequence ATGGAAGAAAATAATTTAGAAAATGTTGAGCACAGGTGTACCTTAAAGGAGATTCTGGACATAATGGGAGGAAAATGGGCTATCCCCATCATTTATTCTTTACTTGAAGGTACCAAACGGTTTAAGGAATTAGAACGAACAATTCCGAATATAAACACCAGAATGCTTGTCAAAGAATTGAAGAATATGGAGGCCAATGAAATCCTCAAAAGAGTAGTATATGCCACGGTACCTCCTACGGTAGAATATACGCTTACCTTAAAAGGTAAGAAGCTCAGACCTGTCATCGACGAGCTTCGAAAATGGGGAGAAGAATTCGCTGTCAAATAA
- a CDS encoding DoxX family protein, whose amino-acid sequence MNSKTKNITGWVLAGLVAFVFVGSGILKLMGGTPEMVKGLGGINNVTLLGGLELIIAALFLFPRTGVVGSLLAIAYMGGAMAVHLTTGQSLIMLVVIQILIWITSVVRFPELGQQLFNRA is encoded by the coding sequence ATGAACAGTAAGACAAAAAACATTACCGGCTGGGTTTTGGCCGGATTAGTAGCATTCGTATTTGTAGGAAGTGGCATATTGAAATTGATGGGTGGCACACCAGAAATGGTGAAAGGTCTGGGAGGTATTAATAACGTAACCCTGCTTGGAGGTTTGGAATTAATTATTGCAGCCCTGTTTCTATTTCCTCGCACAGGGGTGGTTGGGTCGCTATTGGCAATTGCCTACATGGGTGGAGCCATGGCGGTGCATTTAACCACAGGTCAGTCATTGATCATGTTGGTGGTGATTCAAATCCTGATATGGATTACCAGCGTAGTCAGATTTCCGGAATTGGGTCAACAACTTTTTAACAGAGCGTAA
- the kbl gene encoding glycine C-acetyltransferase: MFDQVKNELARELEEIKNAGLYKSERVITTPQGAVIKTSTGQEVLNFCANNYLGLSAHPEVIAAGIEGIKTHGFGMSSVRFICGTQDIHKELEQKTAEFLGMEDCILYAAAFDANGGVFEPLLNEQDAIISDELNHASIIDGIRLCKAERYRYKNNDMADLEEQLKAAKNARRILVVTDGVFSMDGSIAKLDEIVDLAEKYQAMVMVDECHAAGFIGKTGRGTTELKEVFGKVDIITGTYGKALGGAMGGFTAAKKEIVEMLRQKSRPYLFSNTLAPSIVAASIRVLEMLSASTHLRDKLEANTQLFRSKMTEAGFDILPGVHPIVPIMLYDAPLAQQFAAKLLEEGIYVIGFFFPVVAKGKARIRVQLSAAHETEHILKAVAAFTKVGKELGVIE, encoded by the coding sequence ATGTTTGACCAGGTGAAAAACGAATTAGCCAGAGAACTGGAAGAAATAAAAAATGCCGGACTCTATAAGTCTGAAAGAGTAATAACCACCCCACAAGGGGCTGTTATTAAGACTTCTACCGGTCAGGAGGTTTTAAATTTTTGTGCCAACAACTATCTCGGCCTTTCAGCCCACCCTGAGGTTATCGCCGCCGGAATCGAAGGCATAAAAACCCATGGCTTCGGGATGTCGTCAGTGAGATTTATTTGTGGCACGCAGGATATCCATAAAGAACTGGAGCAAAAAACGGCCGAATTCCTCGGCATGGAAGACTGTATCCTCTATGCTGCGGCCTTTGATGCCAACGGTGGTGTATTTGAACCTTTGCTCAATGAGCAGGATGCCATCATATCTGATGAACTCAATCATGCCTCAATCATTGATGGCATAAGACTTTGTAAAGCAGAGCGTTATCGTTACAAAAACAATGACATGGCTGATCTGGAAGAACAACTAAAAGCTGCGAAAAATGCCAGAAGAATATTGGTAGTAACTGATGGGGTATTCTCGATGGATGGCTCCATTGCAAAATTAGATGAGATAGTAGATTTGGCCGAAAAATATCAGGCCATGGTGATGGTGGACGAATGCCACGCAGCCGGATTTATCGGAAAGACGGGAAGGGGTACTACCGAATTAAAAGAAGTCTTCGGAAAGGTTGACATCATTACCGGTACTTATGGAAAGGCTCTGGGTGGTGCTATGGGAGGTTTTACAGCTGCCAAAAAAGAAATCGTAGAGATGCTCAGACAAAAAAGTCGCCCATATTTGTTTTCCAATACCCTGGCACCATCTATTGTAGCGGCGTCTATCCGAGTACTTGAGATGCTTTCAGCTTCTACACATCTACGTGACAAACTGGAAGCCAACACCCAACTTTTCAGAAGCAAAATGACCGAAGCCGGCTTCGATATATTGCCGGGAGTACACCCCATTGTGCCCATAATGCTTTACGATGCTCCTCTGGCACAGCAGTTTGCAGCGAAACTCCTCGAAGAAGGTATTTATGTAATTGGATTTTTCTTTCCAGTTGTAGCCAAAGGAAAAGCTCGTATCAGAGTTCAACTCTCGGCAGCTCACGAAACTGAGCATATTCTCAAAGCAGTGGCAGCATTTACAAAGGTTGGGAAGGAATTGGGAGTGATTGAATGA
- a CDS encoding Lrp/AsnC family transcriptional regulator, which produces MEELDEIDKKILRVLQKDAKVTAKELASSLNLTVSPVYERIRRMESLGYIKKYVAILDKNLINKSVTSICQVSMRYHNEAFIENFEQEIQKLHEVQECYHLAGQVDFVLKIHVNSLEEYHDFVKYKLSKIENIGVLNSTFVLKEIKHSSEYYI; this is translated from the coding sequence ATGGAAGAATTAGACGAAATCGATAAAAAAATACTGCGGGTGCTGCAGAAAGACGCAAAAGTTACGGCCAAAGAACTGGCATCATCCTTAAATCTTACGGTTTCACCGGTATATGAGCGTATCAGAAGGATGGAGTCACTGGGTTACATCAAAAAATATGTGGCGATCCTGGATAAAAATCTAATCAATAAATCGGTTACCTCCATTTGTCAGGTTTCGATGCGGTATCATAATGAAGCTTTCATCGAAAATTTTGAACAGGAAATACAGAAATTACACGAAGTACAGGAATGTTACCATTTGGCCGGTCAGGTTGATTTTGTTTTGAAGATTCATGTAAATAGCCTGGAAGAATACCATGATTTTGTAAAATATAAATTATCTAAAATAGAAAACATCGGCGTACTCAACAGCACTTTTGTTTTGAAAGAGATTAAGCATAGTTCGGAGTATTATATTTAA
- a CDS encoding acyltransferase: protein MHRLHNLDYLRGIAAFGIMIYHFSLWNFGAFPAESILGRVGIYGVSIFYVLSGLTLYHVYFHKMTLSFSSLKDFWIKRIFRIFPLLWLATILFVIIERKELDFYRIFLNLTGLFGFIKWDYYLAVGSWSIGNELVF from the coding sequence ATGCACCGTCTTCATAATCTGGATTATTTACGTGGAATTGCCGCATTCGGTATCATGATTTACCATTTTTCATTGTGGAATTTCGGAGCATTTCCAGCAGAATCAATTCTGGGTAGGGTAGGGATTTATGGCGTTTCTATATTTTATGTACTTAGTGGTCTCACACTTTACCATGTATATTTCCACAAAATGACCTTAAGTTTTTCTTCTTTAAAAGATTTTTGGATAAAACGAATATTCCGCATCTTTCCTCTTTTATGGTTGGCTACAATCCTATTTGTAATTATTGAAAGGAAGGAGCTTGATTTTTATCGGATATTTTTAAATCTAACCGGATTATTTGGATTCATCAAATGGGACTATTATTTGGCGGTTGGTTCATGGTCAATCGGAAACGAGCTGGTGTTTTAA
- a CDS encoding T9SS type A sorting domain-containing protein: MKKYQRILSFTSILFLLISPGFSQIKLTVNPESEVRPISPYIYGRNNSFSSTDPTAQMSAADLTRIKDAGVRFFRENGGNNSTKYNWRKKLSSHPDWYNNIYTNDWDNVVLNMQKNFPSAQGMWAFQLIGWVAANNQNNFNDWNYNGSKWWEGVNQNLAGNGVLNPTGTKAKVEGNPKLYLEPWPADSSTAILSHWFDRLKVKKENARYWNMDNEPEIWNGTHDDVMPSLITAEEFIQRYIKMAISARARFPEIKLTGPVTANEWQWYNWNNDAVEYNGKKYNWTEYFIMRLVEEEKKTGVRMFDVIDLHFYPSTSSPAEIAQLHRVFFDKNYVYPEANGLRRLNGGWDTSQNKEYIFGRINGWLDQYLGNTHDRTLALTESGINTEDANLSAIWYASTMGEFMKNGVEIFTPWSWKPGMWEVMHLTSNYNKAQYCSGTSDSDEKVGIYPSKNSNGDSLSLLIINKTATIQSVSVSFDQYILDSDVPLIRIQDLPKAETFVSKSQNALVKETIKPANNKLNVTLKPYSVTIAMVKGHKGIYQEATLGTENREEVIVFPNPAEHQLNIELPGEEIKSLEILDMSGRVVLKGKSPKMILPEYISKGTYFIRIDTGQKTVVKKLIVN, encoded by the coding sequence ATGAAAAAATACCAAAGAATCTTATCCTTTACTTCAATATTATTTCTTCTAATTTCACCAGGATTTTCCCAAATTAAACTCACAGTAAATCCCGAATCAGAGGTCAGACCCATTTCTCCCTATATCTATGGCCGGAATAACTCCTTCAGCTCAACTGACCCCACTGCTCAGATGAGTGCTGCAGATCTTACCCGTATCAAAGATGCCGGCGTGAGATTCTTCAGAGAAAACGGAGGCAACAACAGCACCAAATACAATTGGAGGAAAAAGCTTTCGAGCCATCCAGACTGGTATAACAACATCTATACCAACGACTGGGACAACGTAGTGCTGAACATGCAAAAAAACTTCCCCTCGGCACAAGGCATGTGGGCATTCCAGTTGATAGGATGGGTTGCTGCCAATAATCAGAACAATTTTAATGACTGGAATTACAATGGCTCCAAATGGTGGGAAGGGGTAAATCAAAACCTCGCCGGCAATGGCGTACTTAACCCCACCGGAACAAAAGCCAAAGTAGAGGGTAATCCCAAACTATATCTTGAACCCTGGCCTGCCGATTCCAGCACAGCTATACTGAGCCACTGGTTTGATCGCCTGAAAGTGAAAAAAGAAAACGCCCGCTACTGGAACATGGACAACGAACCCGAAATATGGAACGGCACCCATGATGACGTGATGCCCAGCCTCATCACCGCAGAGGAATTTATTCAGCGTTATATAAAGATGGCTATCAGTGCCAGGGCAAGGTTTCCTGAAATAAAACTCACCGGCCCGGTAACTGCCAACGAATGGCAATGGTACAATTGGAACAACGACGCCGTGGAATACAATGGAAAAAAATATAACTGGACAGAATACTTCATCATGAGGCTGGTCGAGGAAGAAAAAAAGACCGGAGTCAGGATGTTCGATGTGATCGATCTGCATTTTTATCCTTCAACCTCCAGTCCTGCCGAGATAGCCCAATTGCACAGGGTATTCTTTGACAAAAACTATGTCTATCCCGAAGCCAACGGCCTGCGAAGACTCAATGGTGGCTGGGATACTTCTCAAAACAAAGAATACATATTTGGGAGAATCAACGGATGGCTTGATCAGTATCTTGGAAATACCCATGACAGAACACTGGCCTTGACCGAATCAGGCATTAATACCGAAGATGCCAACCTTTCCGCAATATGGTATGCCTCTACCATGGGGGAGTTTATGAAAAACGGCGTGGAGATATTTACACCCTGGAGCTGGAAACCCGGCATGTGGGAGGTGATGCACCTCACCAGCAATTACAATAAAGCCCAATATTGCTCAGGCACATCAGACTCCGACGAAAAGGTAGGAATTTATCCATCTAAAAATAGTAACGGTGATTCTCTTTCGCTTTTAATAATAAACAAAACAGCCACCATTCAGTCGGTAAGCGTATCATTTGATCAATATATACTTGATTCGGATGTGCCCTTAATACGAATTCAGGATTTACCCAAAGCCGAAACCTTCGTTTCCAAATCGCAGAATGCATTGGTAAAGGAAACTATAAAACCTGCCAACAATAAGCTAAATGTTACCCTAAAACCGTATTCAGTCACGATAGCCATGGTAAAAGGGCACAAAGGAATATATCAGGAAGCAACTTTGGGAACGGAAAACCGGGAAGAGGTCATAGTTTTTCCTAATCCTGCTGAACATCAACTCAATATCGAATTACCCGGTGAAGAAATCAAAAGTTTGGAAATATTGGACATGAGTGGAAGAGTGGTTTTGAAAGGAAAGAGTCCTAAAATGATTTTACCCGAATACATATCCAAAGGAACCTATTTCATAAGAATTGACACCGGCCAGAAAACCGTTGTTAAGAAGTTAATTGTGAATTAA
- a CDS encoding 1-phosphofructokinase family hexose kinase, with protein sequence MSKSTDFKIVSLTVNPSIDKSTRFEGLVSEQKIRCETPKFDSGGGGINVSKAIRRLGGESLAVFTSGGYPGQLLNDLLNNEDIPTFPISISQPTRENFIAVDTLTGLQYRFGMPGPNLNSTEEEQVLESIKSIKPQYLVASGSLPPGLSDGFYNKVARIAKKIDARFVLDTSGDALKSALREGVYLLKPNLGELASLVGAPSLELNEVEKAARELISKSFCEIVVVSMGPKGAQLVTRDISKHIPAPVIKVKSTVGAGDSMVGGMIWALSQNKSPVEVVQYGIACGSAATMNEGTQLFVKEDALKLFDWIQHNS encoded by the coding sequence ATGTCAAAAAGCACTGATTTTAAAATAGTAAGCCTCACGGTAAATCCCTCCATAGATAAAAGCACCCGGTTTGAGGGTCTTGTTTCGGAGCAAAAGATCAGATGTGAAACTCCCAAATTTGACTCAGGTGGCGGTGGAATCAATGTTTCAAAAGCGATAAGGAGATTAGGAGGCGAATCATTAGCCGTCTTTACAAGCGGCGGCTATCCGGGCCAATTATTGAATGATTTACTTAATAATGAGGACATCCCCACTTTCCCCATTTCTATTTCCCAGCCTACCCGGGAAAATTTCATCGCCGTTGATACCCTTACCGGACTTCAATATAGGTTCGGAATGCCGGGACCAAACCTGAATTCAACTGAAGAAGAACAAGTTTTAGAAAGTATTAAATCTATTAAGCCACAATATTTGGTGGCCAGCGGTAGTTTACCTCCCGGTTTGAGCGACGGTTTTTACAATAAAGTGGCAAGAATTGCAAAAAAGATAGACGCCCGATTTGTTTTGGATACTTCAGGCGATGCCCTCAAAAGTGCATTACGTGAAGGGGTGTATTTATTGAAACCCAATCTGGGCGAATTGGCAAGTCTGGTAGGTGCTCCATCTCTGGAATTAAATGAAGTTGAAAAAGCAGCCAGAGAATTGATCTCCAAATCATTTTGTGAAATCGTGGTGGTTTCGATGGGGCCCAAAGGGGCTCAGTTGGTGACCAGGGACATTTCAAAACATATTCCGGCACCTGTAATTAAAGTTAAAAGTACGGTAGGGGCTGGGGACAGTATGGTAGGAGGGATGATTTGGGCACTTTCTCAAAACAAATCGCCCGTCGAGGTAGTACAATATGGAATCGCCTGTGGTTCAGCTGCCACTATGAACGAAGGCACCCAATTGTTTGTAAAGGAAGATGCCCTCAAACTATTTGACTGGATCCAGCATAATTCCTAA
- a CDS encoding NAD-dependent epimerase/dehydratase family protein: protein MKDRILVTGANGQLGTVLVEALIQKYGWENVFATDIKIPELNHHGISSLDVLDNLKLERFVFDKQITIIYHLAAILSARGEAEPLKTWDINMKAWLNVLEAARKLKVKKVFYPSSIAVFGDSAPKNPCKQNAVTEPTTVYGISKVAGENWAQYYHKRYGLDVRSLRYPGVISYQSMPGGGTTDYAVEIFHAAIKKEKYNCFLKANATLPMIYTDDAIRATLELMDAPKDNIKIRTSYNLAGVSFSPEEIFENIKKSIPDFEIEYQPDFRQQIAESWPQVMDDSNATNDWNWRPDYDLNKMTGVMIENLKVLLGKEKSVI, encoded by the coding sequence ATGAAAGACAGGATATTGGTTACGGGAGCAAACGGACAATTGGGTACCGTTTTGGTGGAAGCATTAATCCAAAAGTATGGTTGGGAAAATGTATTTGCAACTGATATAAAAATTCCGGAGCTTAACCATCATGGCATCAGCAGTCTTGATGTTCTGGACAACTTAAAACTGGAAAGATTTGTATTTGACAAACAAATCACCATCATATATCATTTGGCAGCGATACTTTCAGCACGTGGTGAAGCCGAACCACTAAAAACCTGGGATATTAATATGAAGGCCTGGCTTAATGTACTGGAGGCCGCAAGAAAACTAAAGGTAAAAAAGGTGTTTTATCCAAGCTCTATCGCAGTATTTGGTGACTCTGCCCCTAAGAATCCATGTAAACAAAACGCTGTAACCGAACCGACCACCGTTTACGGTATCAGCAAAGTTGCAGGCGAAAACTGGGCTCAATATTATCACAAAAGATACGGTTTGGATGTTAGGTCTCTCAGATATCCTGGTGTAATCAGTTATCAGTCGATGCCCGGAGGTGGCACAACAGATTATGCAGTGGAGATATTTCATGCTGCCATAAAAAAGGAAAAATATAATTGCTTTCTGAAAGCAAATGCTACCTTACCCATGATTTATACTGACGATGCCATCAGGGCAACTTTGGAACTTATGGATGCCCCAAAGGATAATATCAAAATCAGAACCTCCTATAATCTTGCAGGAGTAAGTTTTTCTCCTGAGGAGATATTTGAAAACATCAAAAAAAGCATTCCGGATTTCGAAATAGAATATCAGCCCGATTTCAGACAGCAGATTGCCGAATCATGGCCTCAGGTTATGGATGACAGCAATGCCACTAACGATTGGAACTGGAGGCCGGATTATGATCTTAATAAAATGACCGGTGTAATGATTGAGAATTTGAAGGTATTGCTGGGGAAGGAAAAAAGTGTGATATGA
- a CDS encoding DUF2202 domain-containing protein → MKNLIVLMFMGFFSQSCDQSNVEPAVLTADLTTAVNLPSESLSDFEKQSLLLMREEEKLARDVYVFLYKKWGMNVFNNISKSEDTHTNAILALLKKYQITDPVGNNAAGVFTIATLQSLYNDLTSKGSASLSAGLSVGATIEDLDIYDLMDHQKQIDNQDINLVYANLTKGSRNHIRSFTARLSDYGVTYKAQFIAETLLNDILNSPMETGGR, encoded by the coding sequence ATGAAAAACTTAATTGTATTAATGTTTATGGGATTTTTTTCCCAGTCATGTGACCAATCCAATGTAGAACCAGCAGTATTGACGGCGGACCTTACGACTGCCGTAAACCTTCCCTCCGAAAGCCTGAGTGATTTTGAGAAACAATCCTTACTCCTGATGCGGGAAGAGGAAAAACTCGCTCGCGATGTTTATGTATTTTTGTATAAGAAATGGGGAATGAATGTATTTAATAACATATCAAAAAGTGAAGATACCCATACAAATGCCATTTTGGCATTACTCAAAAAATACCAAATCACTGATCCTGTGGGTAATAATGCCGCCGGGGTATTTACCATTGCCACTTTACAAAGTCTTTACAATGACCTTACCTCCAAAGGCTCAGCGAGTCTTTCCGCTGGTTTAAGTGTAGGGGCCACCATCGAAGACCTCGATATTTACGATTTAATGGATCATCAAAAACAGATTGACAATCAAGACATTAATCTTGTTTATGCCAATTTGACCAAAGGTTCCAGAAATCATATCAGATCATTTACCGCCAGGCTTTCAGATTATGGAGTTACCTACAAAGCTCAATTTATTGCCGAAACACTTTTGAACGACATCCTTAACTCGCCAATGGAAACAGGAGGGCGTTGA